Proteins co-encoded in one Pseudomonadota bacterium genomic window:
- a CDS encoding nucleoside recognition domain-containing protein has product MEILLIFMEGLRGSLLQVWHLALIVVPLMVGMQILDDLRILEKVSIQLEKVVRFLGISGAGAFPLVIGLVLGLAYGAGMIIHYARQGQLSRRELLLIVTFLSINHSVFEDTLLFVAIGANGLLILLIRFAAAIIVTVLLNKLLPPDESNPLPAND; this is encoded by the coding sequence ATGGAAATTCTGCTGATTTTCATGGAAGGTCTGCGTGGCAGCCTGTTGCAGGTCTGGCATCTGGCGCTGATTGTCGTGCCGCTGATGGTGGGTATGCAGATCCTTGATGATTTGCGAATTTTAGAGAAAGTATCAATCCAGCTGGAAAAGGTGGTCCGTTTCCTCGGGATTTCAGGCGCCGGGGCGTTTCCGCTGGTTATCGGTTTGGTTCTCGGACTTGCGTATGGGGCCGGCATGATCATTCACTATGCTCGCCAGGGACAATTATCCCGGCGTGAGCTGCTGTTGATCGTTACTTTCCTTTCCATCAATCATTCAGTTTTTGAAGATACCCTGCTCTTCGTTGCCATCGGGGCCAACGGCTTGCTAATTCTTCTCATCCGTTTTGCCGCAGCCATTATAGTTACTGTCTTGTTGAATAAACTATTGCCACCAGACGAATCCAATCCATTGCCGGCAAACGATTAA
- a CDS encoding nucleoside recognition domain-containing protein yields MVTKGTFLRGLKNGLLTTWELALIMVPIYLVMTLLSHTPILKWIGRVCKPLMGLMGLPGEAAMGVVLGNLLNLYAAIGAVTPLSLDGPQVTVFALLLLLSHSLVVETAVCKKTGITAWPFVFFRLGMGFMLAIGLYQCRAFF; encoded by the coding sequence GTGGTTACTAAAGGGACATTTTTGCGAGGGCTGAAAAACGGTTTACTGACTACCTGGGAACTTGCATTGATCATGGTGCCTATTTATCTGGTCATGACCCTTTTATCCCATACCCCAATTTTGAAATGGATCGGCAGGGTTTGTAAGCCCCTGATGGGATTAATGGGACTTCCCGGAGAAGCCGCCATGGGGGTGGTGCTGGGAAACCTGTTGAACCTTTATGCCGCCATCGGGGCGGTAACACCATTATCTCTTGATGGGCCTCAGGTAACGGTTTTTGCTTTACTGTTGCTGCTTTCTCACAGCCTGGTGGTGGAAACCGCGGTCTGCAAGAAGACCGGGATTACCGCCTGGCCATTTGTCTTCTTTCGTTTGGGCATGGGTTTCATGCTGGCCATCGGGCTTTATCAATGCCGGGCATTTTTTTAG
- a CDS encoding universal stress protein yields the protein MKIKNILVPIDFSEDSYYALEYALDLAASHGSTLRILYVNRDESMLFHYLSASEYEAIRNRALEDAKERLENLENKLPKLKNIEYHYHVRRGTPYVEILEELEKNPVDLVVIGSHGWQAAKKYFYGTTAEKVIRRTNNTILVTRKPD from the coding sequence ATGAAAATTAAAAATATTTTGGTGCCAATCGATTTCTCCGAGGATTCTTACTATGCCCTTGAATATGCCCTTGATCTGGCAGCCAGCCATGGCAGCACCCTGCGTATTCTCTATGTGAACCGCGATGAAAGCATGCTCTTTCACTACCTTTCCGCCAGTGAATATGAAGCCATTCGCAACCGAGCCCTGGAAGACGCGAAAGAAAGGCTTGAAAATCTGGAAAACAAACTTCCCAAGTTGAAAAATATTGAATACCATTACCATGTCCGCCGGGGAACTCCCTATGTTGAGATACTGGAAGAACTGGAAAAAAACCCGGTAGACCTGGTGGTTATCGGCTCCCATGGTTGGCAAGCAGCAAAAAAATACTTTTACGGCACTACGGCGGAAAAAGTGATCCGCCGCACCAATAATACTATTTTAGTAACCAGAAAACCTGACTAG
- a CDS encoding TAXI family TRAP transporter solute-binding subunit: protein MKKLTVLLISLALICLCAPVQSSARMRFVTIGTGGVTGVYYPTGGAISRMVNKKYKVYKLKATVESTGGSVFNINAVMHGDLEFGIAQSDRQYQAYNGMKEWKGKPQKDLRAVFSIHPESITLIASDASGINSLKDMKGKRIAIGNPGSGQLGNSRDALWLAGLDEEKDINAEYIKAVESASALQDERIDAYFYTVGHPNGSIKEATAGRVKVHIVPIAKVKPLTDKFPYYASANIPMKSYPNATNKEELVPTFGVKATLVTSAKVPDDVVYAITKEVFDNFEDFKKLHPAYSVLTKNNMLEGLSAPLHPGAIKYFKEAGLM, encoded by the coding sequence ATGAAGAAATTAACCGTTCTATTAATCAGTCTGGCTTTAATCTGCCTCTGTGCGCCGGTTCAATCATCAGCCCGCATGCGTTTTGTTACCATCGGTACCGGCGGCGTCACCGGCGTTTACTATCCCACCGGCGGAGCCATCAGCCGCATGGTCAACAAAAAATACAAAGTATATAAGTTGAAAGCCACGGTTGAATCAACCGGCGGCTCGGTATTTAATATCAATGCCGTGATGCATGGAGATCTGGAATTTGGCATCGCCCAATCAGATCGCCAGTACCAGGCATATAACGGAATGAAGGAATGGAAAGGAAAACCCCAGAAGGATCTGCGGGCGGTTTTCAGCATTCACCCAGAATCCATCACCTTGATTGCCTCTGACGCCAGCGGCATTAACTCCCTTAAAGACATGAAGGGCAAACGCATCGCCATCGGCAATCCCGGCTCCGGACAGCTGGGAAATTCCCGGGATGCACTCTGGCTGGCCGGCCTGGATGAGGAAAAAGACATCAATGCTGAATATATCAAAGCGGTGGAATCAGCCAGCGCCCTGCAGGACGAAAGGATCGATGCCTATTTTTACACTGTCGGTCATCCCAATGGCTCCATCAAGGAAGCTACCGCCGGCCGGGTTAAAGTCCATATCGTCCCGATTGCCAAAGTAAAACCTTTGACTGATAAATTCCCATATTATGCTTCAGCCAACATCCCGATGAAATCCTACCCCAATGCTACCAACAAGGAAGAATTGGTCCCGACTTTCGGCGTCAAGGCAACGCTGGTAACCTCGGCAAAAGTTCCCGATGATGTGGTATACGCGATTACCAAGGAAGTTTTCGACAACTTTGAAGATTTCAAAAAACTCCATCCGGCATATTCAGTCCTGACCAAGAATAATATGCTCGAAGGCTTATCGGCACCATTGCATCCCGGCGCCATTAAATATTTCAAGGAAGCCGGCCTAATGTAA
- a CDS encoding TRAP transporter permease, whose product MAAKEDDHLEQKIQLEEIIAEETGEFRILQGLERYFIPVIAFAWSIFQLSISSWLLLDSITIRAIHLAFAMLILFLSIPIFKKPRKHLNFLAARDRIPWNDYLFAIVGAISALYLYLGWESISGRAGMPSTLDLVFGIVLLVLLLEAARRAIGPALPVIAIAFTLYAYFGPYMPDVLAFRGVSISRYFSQITLSSEGIYGIPLDVSARVVFLYVLLGALLEKAGAGKFFIDLALCFLGKFKGGPAKAAVLASGFTGMVSGSSIANIVTTGTFTIPLMKKVGYPPTKAAAVEVAASTDGQLAPPIMGAAAFIIAEYVNVPYIAVVKAAAIPAFASYVALLYITHIEASKLGLRGLNKDELPRLKETLLSGLHFLLPIGILLYELIILRHSPDKSAFNSILWLFGVIILKDIYDWRHERGSITATLKKSLSTIFGGMSSGARNMVSVALACASAGIIVGVVNMGIGGMITQIVEQLSGGNIYLMLIITAIASLLIGMGLPTTATYIVMASLTAPIIVNVGGANGFIVPLMAAHLFCFYFGILADDTPPVGLASYAAAALAHSEPIPTGIQGFMYDIRTAIIPFMFIFNSDLILHNINSWPLGILIFIMACIGSCTFASATQGWFITKNKWYDIFLLLGVTIIMYRPSMLANLLALPNKYLAYPAGLILWAAIYYLQRYRAKTAATA is encoded by the coding sequence ATGGCAGCAAAGGAAGACGATCATCTCGAACAAAAAATCCAACTGGAAGAGATCATTGCCGAAGAAACCGGAGAATTCCGGATACTCCAGGGATTGGAACGCTACTTTATTCCAGTCATAGCCTTTGCCTGGTCCATTTTTCAGCTATCCATCTCCAGCTGGCTGCTGCTCGATTCTATTACCATCCGGGCCATTCACCTGGCGTTTGCCATGTTGATTCTCTTTCTCAGCATCCCGATTTTTAAAAAACCGCGCAAGCATTTGAATTTTCTGGCTGCCCGGGATCGTATTCCCTGGAATGACTATCTTTTCGCCATTGTCGGCGCCATCAGTGCTCTCTATCTTTATCTTGGATGGGAGAGCATTTCCGGACGGGCCGGAATGCCTTCCACCCTTGATCTCGTTTTTGGTATAGTCCTTTTAGTCCTGCTTTTGGAAGCCGCCCGCCGCGCCATCGGGCCGGCATTACCAGTTATCGCCATCGCCTTCACCCTTTATGCCTATTTCGGCCCTTACATGCCGGATGTTCTGGCTTTTCGAGGCGTCTCCATAAGCCGCTATTTCAGCCAGATAACTTTATCTTCTGAAGGCATTTACGGCATCCCGCTGGATGTTTCCGCCCGAGTGGTCTTTCTTTACGTCCTGCTGGGCGCCCTGCTGGAAAAGGCCGGAGCCGGAAAGTTCTTCATTGACCTGGCCTTGTGTTTCCTGGGCAAATTTAAAGGTGGACCCGCCAAAGCCGCGGTTCTGGCCAGCGGCTTTACCGGCATGGTATCCGGTTCCAGCATCGCTAATATTGTTACCACCGGCACTTTTACCATTCCTTTAATGAAAAAAGTCGGTTATCCGCCGACCAAAGCGGCCGCCGTGGAAGTGGCAGCCAGCACCGATGGCCAACTGGCTCCACCAATCATGGGGGCTGCAGCTTTTATCATTGCCGAGTATGTTAATGTTCCCTATATTGCGGTCGTCAAAGCGGCCGCCATTCCGGCTTTTGCCTCCTATGTAGCCCTGCTCTACATCACCCATATTGAAGCTTCCAAGCTGGGACTGCGGGGACTTAATAAAGATGAACTGCCAAGGCTGAAGGAAACCCTGCTGTCCGGCCTGCATTTCCTGCTTCCCATCGGCATCCTGCTCTATGAACTGATCATCCTGCGCCATTCACCGGACAAGTCAGCCTTTAATTCGATCCTCTGGCTTTTTGGCGTCATCATTTTGAAAGACATCTATGACTGGCGGCATGAGCGCGGCTCCATCACCGCAACTCTGAAAAAAAGTCTCTCGACTATTTTTGGCGGCATGTCTTCCGGCGCCCGTAATATGGTCAGCGTTGCCTTAGCCTGCGCCTCGGCCGGCATCATTGTCGGGGTGGTCAACATGGGCATCGGCGGCATGATCACTCAAATTGTCGAACAACTCTCCGGCGGCAACATTTATTTGATGCTGATCATCACTGCCATCGCCAGCCTGCTCATCGGCATGGGACTGCCAACTACTGCTACCTATATTGTTATGGCCTCCCTGACCGCACCCATCATTGTCAACGTCGGCGGCGCCAACGGCTTTATCGTCCCCCTGATGGCCGCCCATCTGTTCTGCTTCTACTTCGGCATTCTCGCCGACGATACGCCGCCGGTGGGACTGGCATCATACGCGGCCGCCGCCCTGGCCCATTCAGAGCCGATTCCCACGGGAATCCAGGGATTCATGTACGATATCAGAACCGCCATCATTCCTTTTATGTTTATTTTCAACAGCGATTTGATCCTGCACAATATTAACAGCTGGCCCCTGGGCATCCTCATTTTCATCATGGCCTGCATCGGCAGCTGCACTTTTGCCTCCGCCACCCAGGGCTGGTTTATTACCAAAAACAAATGGTATGATATTTTTCTCCTGCTGGGAGTAACAATTATCATGTATCGCCCCAGTATGCTTGCCAACCTGCTTGCACTGCCAAATAAATACCTGGCCTATCCGGCAGGATTGATTTTATGGGCGGCAATCTATTATCTCCAAAGATATAGAGCTAAAACCGCGGCGACAGCTTGA
- a CDS encoding DUF1566 domain-containing protein has translation MGKKSIILSIAIIIIMLISALPTIAGDRFINNEDGTVTDQQLGLMWGTFDNQGDINWQEAKRWVTFTFPYTIEKSYDNWRLPTIKELRSLYVTAQDDHGYQADCGKTVHIIPEIHLSCVWVWSAENKSITARVFNFSRGYSYMDRMATTRGFRALAVRNLK, from the coding sequence ATGGGGAAAAAATCCATTATATTATCTATCGCAATCATTATAATTATGTTGATTTCGGCCCTGCCAACAATAGCCGGTGATAGATTCATCAACAATGAGGACGGCACCGTCACTGATCAGCAACTGGGATTAATGTGGGGAACATTTGATAACCAGGGAGATATTAACTGGCAGGAAGCGAAAAGATGGGTTACCTTTACTTTTCCCTATACAATCGAAAAAAGTTATGACAATTGGCGGCTGCCAACCATCAAAGAACTTCGCAGTCTTTATGTAACCGCGCAAGACGACCATGGTTATCAGGCCGACTGTGGCAAAACCGTACACATCATTCCGGAAATCCACTTAAGCTGTGTCTGGGTATGGTCGGCGGAAAACAAATCGATTACGGCCAGGGTCTTTAATTTCAGCCGTGGTTACAGCTATATGGATCGAATGGCAACAACACGTGGATTCCGGGCACTGGCAGTACGAAACCTCAAATAA
- a CDS encoding PIN domain-containing protein, with the protein MTLISSDALLFEISRIPNHDRKEDAFAILKIAKETLELSSEIKIVARNFENIGLKTLDALHLAFASTSKIDYFCTCDDKFLKKAKSFDKLNTKVVSPTELVMELEI; encoded by the coding sequence TTGACCCTCATCTCATCTGATGCATTGCTATTCGAAATCAGCCGCATCCCTAATCATGATCGTAAAGAAGATGCTTTTGCGATTCTAAAAATTGCAAAAGAAACCCTTGAATTATCGAGTGAAATAAAGATCGTTGCCAGGAACTTCGAAAACATTGGCTTAAAGACACTTGACGCTCTTCATTTAGCATTTGCATCCACTTCAAAGATTGATTATTTTTGCACCTGTGATGATAAATTTTTGAAAAAGGCCAAAAGCTTTGATAAATTAAATACAAAGGTGGTATCCCCCACTGAATTAGTGATGGAGTTGGAAATATGA
- a CDS encoding phosphate-starvation-inducible PsiE family protein — protein sequence MDNEKDKLVEPGHDLTKKHADPYIDFLHRIIRFAVKVLAALMVLVIVWGIGDVLYVLYQRISTPPFLLLSINDILATFGAFLAVLIAIEIFINISMYLKTDVIPVRLVVATALMAISRKVIIFDFEKITPPFILATAAVVFALGVTYWLISKKT from the coding sequence ATGGATAATGAAAAAGATAAGCTTGTTGAACCGGGTCATGATCTAACTAAAAAGCACGCTGACCCTTATATTGATTTTTTACATCGCATTATACGATTTGCTGTAAAAGTGTTAGCGGCTTTAATGGTATTAGTTATCGTTTGGGGCATAGGCGACGTCCTATATGTGTTGTATCAACGCATCAGTACCCCCCCATTCTTACTTCTAAGCATTAATGACATTCTTGCCACATTTGGTGCTTTTCTTGCGGTTTTAATTGCTATTGAGATTTTTATCAATATTTCAATGTACTTAAAGACTGACGTTATTCCTGTCCGCTTGGTGGTTGCTACCGCCTTAATGGCCATATCACGTAAAGTAATTATTTTTGATTTCGAGAAAATAACACCACCGTTTATTCTTGCAACTGCAGCAGTTGTGTTTGCTCTTGGAGTTACATATTGGCTTATTTCAAAAAAAACCTAA
- a CDS encoding Arc family DNA-binding protein, which yields MPNITVKNIPDHAYEILKQVATTNHRSINSEIICLIEKATLSKSILPEQHLALAKRSREKTKKFLLTSDILRIAKEEGRP from the coding sequence ATGCCAAATATAACAGTCAAAAATATTCCAGATCATGCCTACGAGATACTCAAGCAGGTTGCCACAACTAATCATCGAAGCATTAACAGTGAAATTATCTGCTTAATCGAGAAGGCGACGTTAAGTAAGTCTATTCTTCCAGAGCAACACCTAGCCTTAGCTAAACGCTCTAGAGAAAAAACAAAAAAATTCCTTCTAACCAGTGATATCCTACGGATAGCTAAAGAAGAAGGACGGCCATGA
- a CDS encoding type II toxin-antitoxin system VapC family toxin, whose amino-acid sequence MIVVDTNIISYFYLNSEYSKITEQTFKKDPVWSAPILWRSEFRNVLTFYLRKKIITLSEAIDIFECAEELLKENEYEINSMQVLSLSHSSGCSAYDCEFVNLAKDLGALLVTQDKRILHNFQETAISMSQFLKIHKPRMV is encoded by the coding sequence ATGATAGTTGTAGACACCAATATTATAAGCTATTTTTACCTGAATTCTGAATACTCAAAAATTACTGAACAAACATTCAAAAAAGATCCGGTATGGTCTGCACCCATACTGTGGAGAAGTGAATTCCGAAATGTACTTACATTTTATTTAAGAAAAAAAATAATTACATTGTCTGAGGCAATTGATATTTTTGAATGTGCGGAGGAACTTCTAAAAGAAAATGAATATGAAATTAATTCAATGCAGGTATTAAGCTTATCTCACTCAAGTGGTTGCTCGGCTTATGATTGTGAATTTGTCAATTTGGCCAAAGACCTTGGTGCTTTGCTTGTCACTCAGGACAAAAGAATACTTCACAACTTTCAAGAAACGGCAATATCTATGAGTCAATTCCTTAAAATTCACAAGCCGAGGATGGTCTAG